From Pontibacter actiniarum, a single genomic window includes:
- a CDS encoding SusC/RagA family TonB-linked outer membrane protein has product MREFYFNGWSNLKVTLMCALMLVLLGQVAFAQSTRYTVTGTVTDARTKVPLPGVVVKFQNSNSATATDANGKYSLTTTQGAGTYNLTFSYIGFKPETKPVTLGSAATVVVDAQISEDVVGLDEVVVTGTSVATSKKQLGNAISTVSAASLQNSVATSVDQALAGKVAGAQISQNSGNPAGGISVRLRGTSTVVGSGDPMYIVDGVIINNNSPELIDLGGYAQNRLVDINPNDIERIEIIKGAAAAAIYGSRASNGVVQIFTKRGKAGKPKIAASTQFRVSEVRKTLDYNDYPFRFVDTDPGNLTQEPVQRYDFQDKIFRTAFGTENNLSVSGGSENTQYYLSGNYLSNQGIIDNTNFNRGGARIRIDQTLNNWMSVSVGANYVLSTSEEIPNGGLSEAYGALTGFIFSNNYINPEPVNGVFPSTAPTSILRRTNPLEAIERFKFGQRTNRFIGDLQLMLTPIPNLNINYTLGYDNATQIATGFIPVGNTTPSYDTGYSRRADRTTYLLNNDLNASYRATLADWLESTTGVGATVQVDKVYATGITATQLGPIAETTSNGATIISSELRSDINIFGFFAQQTFGIGDRLFLTGAGRYDVSSVFGEDNRWQFYPKVSGSYLISNEKFWEGLSQVIPILKVRASYGQAGNLTAIGAFDRYTNYVPVSLPGLPGVISSTLLGNSGIKPERQVETEIGADMSFLNGRLGLEFSYYHKDVKDLLLFVNLTPSSGFLNQYRNVGTLTNKGFELMLTGAPVQNENFKWTSTVTFSKNKNEVNNIPGGLLLFPGGFSQVAAVDGYPLGAFYSTYFARNPDGSLLLTPKGLPQAEKEGRDPETGQPTGATSKKVIGDPNPDWTGSFINELTVGKGFSFRTQFDAAYGFEVFNFTRRVGERDFYGGLAGYEPELRGEVPKGTSAALFGIFENYIEDGSYIKLRELSVAYDFKPAFLGGNNMRLTLAGRNLFSIDDYSGYDPEVNAAGQTTAVRGFDFVEVPIPRTYALGVNVSF; this is encoded by the coding sequence ATGAGAGAATTCTACTTTAATGGGTGGTCTAACCTGAAGGTCACTTTAATGTGCGCGCTCATGCTGGTCTTGCTAGGCCAGGTCGCTTTTGCGCAAAGTACGCGTTACACCGTGACGGGCACCGTTACGGATGCCCGAACAAAGGTTCCGCTGCCGGGAGTTGTTGTAAAGTTTCAGAACAGCAATAGTGCAACGGCCACCGATGCAAACGGAAAGTACAGCCTGACAACAACGCAGGGTGCCGGAACTTATAACCTCACGTTCTCTTACATTGGTTTTAAGCCGGAGACAAAGCCTGTTACACTTGGCTCTGCTGCTACTGTGGTTGTTGATGCCCAGATTAGCGAAGACGTTGTTGGCTTAGATGAAGTGGTTGTTACGGGCACATCCGTGGCGACCAGTAAGAAGCAACTGGGGAATGCTATTTCTACCGTTTCTGCCGCTTCTCTGCAAAACAGTGTGGCAACGTCTGTAGACCAGGCCCTGGCAGGAAAAGTAGCTGGTGCTCAGATTTCGCAGAACTCTGGTAACCCAGCCGGTGGTATCAGTGTGCGGTTGCGCGGTACAAGTACCGTGGTAGGCTCAGGCGACCCCATGTACATTGTGGATGGCGTCATCATCAACAACAACTCCCCTGAACTCATCGACCTGGGCGGCTATGCCCAAAACCGCCTGGTAGATATCAACCCTAATGACATAGAGCGTATTGAGATCATAAAAGGAGCAGCCGCAGCGGCTATCTATGGCTCACGCGCAAGCAATGGTGTCGTACAGATCTTTACCAAACGCGGCAAGGCAGGTAAGCCAAAAATTGCTGCCTCTACGCAGTTCAGAGTAAGTGAGGTCCGGAAGACGCTGGATTACAACGACTACCCTTTCCGCTTTGTGGATACCGACCCAGGTAATCTCACGCAAGAGCCTGTGCAGCGGTATGACTTTCAGGACAAGATCTTCCGCACCGCCTTCGGAACAGAGAATAACTTATCCGTGTCAGGCGGCAGTGAAAACACACAGTACTACCTGAGCGGCAACTACCTGAGCAACCAGGGAATCATTGACAATACCAACTTTAACCGGGGAGGGGCGCGCATTCGCATCGACCAGACGCTGAACAACTGGATGTCTGTGTCAGTGGGGGCTAACTATGTGCTAAGCACAAGCGAGGAAATCCCGAACGGTGGCTTAAGCGAAGCGTACGGGGCCCTTACTGGCTTTATCTTCAGTAACAACTACATCAATCCTGAGCCGGTAAACGGGGTGTTTCCTTCAACGGCGCCCACCAGCATTCTCAGAAGAACAAACCCGCTGGAGGCAATAGAGAGGTTTAAGTTCGGCCAACGGACAAACCGCTTTATCGGGGATTTGCAGCTGATGCTCACGCCCATCCCTAACCTGAACATCAACTATACGCTGGGCTACGATAACGCCACACAGATTGCCACAGGGTTTATACCGGTGGGCAACACAACACCGTCGTACGATACCGGATACTCACGCCGTGCCGACCGAACGACTTATCTTTTAAACAACGACCTGAACGCTTCTTATAGAGCCACTCTGGCAGACTGGCTGGAGTCCACAACTGGCGTGGGAGCTACTGTGCAAGTAGATAAGGTCTATGCCACAGGTATTACTGCCACGCAACTCGGGCCGATAGCGGAAACAACTTCAAACGGAGCCACCATTATTTCTAGTGAGTTAAGAAGTGACATCAACATCTTCGGCTTCTTTGCGCAGCAGACCTTTGGCATTGGCGACAGGCTCTTCCTTACCGGGGCTGGCCGATACGATGTGTCCTCTGTTTTCGGTGAAGACAACAGGTGGCAGTTCTACCCAAAAGTGAGTGGCAGCTACCTCATCTCTAACGAAAAGTTCTGGGAAGGCCTGTCGCAAGTGATTCCCATTCTAAAAGTGCGTGCGTCTTACGGGCAGGCTGGTAACTTAACGGCTATCGGTGCCTTTGACCGCTACACGAACTACGTTCCTGTTTCTCTTCCAGGCTTGCCCGGCGTAATTTCCTCTACACTTTTAGGTAACTCTGGCATTAAACCGGAGAGACAAGTAGAGACTGAAATAGGTGCCGATATGAGTTTCCTGAATGGAAGGTTAGGGCTTGAGTTTTCCTACTACCACAAAGATGTGAAGGACTTATTGCTGTTTGTCAACTTAACCCCTTCTTCAGGTTTCCTGAACCAATACAGGAACGTGGGTACTCTGACCAATAAGGGCTTTGAGTTAATGCTGACGGGAGCACCCGTACAGAACGAGAACTTCAAGTGGACCTCTACTGTGACATTCTCCAAGAACAAGAACGAGGTGAACAACATTCCTGGTGGCTTGCTGCTGTTCCCGGGTGGGTTTAGCCAGGTAGCTGCAGTCGATGGCTATCCGCTGGGGGCATTCTATAGCACATACTTCGCCCGCAATCCCGATGGATCGTTGCTGCTGACACCTAAGGGGCTGCCACAGGCAGAAAAAGAGGGCCGTGACCCTGAAACGGGCCAGCCAACTGGAGCAACAAGTAAAAAGGTTATCGGAGATCCGAATCCAGACTGGACCGGCTCCTTCATCAATGAGCTGACAGTTGGGAAAGGCTTTTCATTCCGTACCCAGTTCGACGCGGCTTATGGCTTCGAGGTATTCAACTTTACCCGCCGTGTAGGTGAGCGTGACTTTTACGGCGGCTTGGCTGGCTATGAACCGGAACTGAGAGGAGAGGTACCTAAAGGTACTTCAGCTGCCCTGTTCGGTATCTTCGAGAACTACATTGAGGACGGATCATACATCAAGCTGAGAGAGCTCTCTGTGGCGTATGACTTTAAGCCAGCGTTTTTAGGCGGAAACAACATGCGCTTAACTCTAGCTGGCCGCAATCTTTTCTCTATCGACGATTACAGTGGATATGATCCAGAGGTGAATGCAGCAGGGCAGACAACAGCTGTTCGTGGCTTTGACTTTGTGGAAGTGCCGATCCCAAGAACCTATGCTTTGGGTGTTAATGTATCGTTCTAG
- a CDS encoding RagB/SusD family nutrient uptake outer membrane protein, with the protein MKNIASYLKISLLSGGLLFTSGCELDIPNPNAANDLEVLNSRDGILALSVGLRQFYSTSGLEAAYLYPGVTARELKGVATFTNVLELEEGGTALPTFNGNILGLWSRMQRIMSMSEQVLENAPEISSLEEGTLSGVLAHAHLFKAIALGNLAMAFEQANTETSIDVDGQVTFKPRAQVLAEAINHLNEGIALLNATPASQEFTTLVAGPAFKLKNTLYAYNARYNLYAGNYEAALTNANLVDLSVTSEFAYSTQSPNPIYNTLFVLKYFRPRDNFGLPATLFEEGDARYDFYLTTPEAVVAGDPVKTLKGFFDTPTSSIPVYLPDEIKLIKAEAILRSNGSLEEALALINEVRTQESGDLFGVNAALPAYSGPVTKEALLVEVYQQRAAELFLTGQRWEDSRRFDRPGPLDEDPERNRNYYPYPDQERLTNPNTPADPAI; encoded by the coding sequence ATGAAAAATATAGCTTCATACCTTAAAATAAGCCTCTTATCGGGGGGCTTGCTTTTTACCAGCGGCTGCGAACTCGATATTCCCAACCCGAATGCTGCCAACGACCTGGAAGTTCTTAACTCACGCGACGGTATCCTGGCCTTGAGTGTAGGATTAAGGCAGTTCTACTCAACCTCCGGGCTGGAGGCTGCTTATCTTTATCCGGGTGTAACGGCCCGAGAGCTGAAAGGAGTGGCCACTTTTACAAACGTACTGGAATTAGAGGAGGGGGGAACGGCGTTGCCTACCTTTAACGGAAACATACTTGGCTTGTGGTCCAGGATGCAGCGCATCATGAGCATGAGCGAGCAAGTTCTGGAGAATGCTCCTGAAATCTCGTCTTTAGAAGAAGGAACATTGAGCGGCGTGTTGGCGCATGCGCATTTATTCAAAGCTATTGCTTTGGGAAACCTGGCAATGGCTTTTGAACAGGCAAATACGGAAACAAGTATAGACGTAGACGGGCAGGTTACTTTTAAGCCCAGGGCCCAGGTGTTGGCAGAAGCGATTAACCATCTGAATGAAGGAATTGCCTTACTTAATGCTACGCCTGCCTCACAAGAGTTCACGACACTAGTGGCAGGCCCTGCGTTTAAACTAAAGAACACGCTTTATGCTTATAACGCGAGGTACAACCTCTATGCCGGGAATTATGAAGCGGCACTCACGAACGCCAATCTTGTGGACTTGTCTGTTACCTCAGAGTTCGCCTACAGTACGCAAAGCCCTAACCCGATTTACAACACGCTCTTCGTGCTGAAGTACTTCAGGCCACGCGATAACTTTGGGCTGCCTGCAACGCTCTTTGAGGAGGGAGATGCACGCTATGACTTCTACCTGACAACGCCGGAAGCTGTTGTGGCAGGTGACCCGGTTAAGACGCTAAAGGGTTTCTTCGATACCCCAACTTCCAGCATACCAGTATATCTGCCAGATGAGATAAAGCTGATTAAGGCGGAGGCTATACTACGTAGCAATGGCTCTCTCGAGGAGGCTTTAGCGCTGATCAACGAAGTAAGAACCCAGGAGTCGGGCGACCTGTTCGGCGTTAATGCCGCCTTGCCGGCATACAGTGGGCCTGTAACCAAAGAGGCACTGCTGGTTGAAGTGTACCAGCAACGTGCTGCCGAACTGTTCTTAACTGGCCAACGCTGGGAAGACAGCCGCCGGTTCGATCGCCCCGGGCCGTTGGATGAGGACCCTGAGCGTAACAGAAACTATTATCCTTACCCTGACCAGGAGCGGCTAACGAACCCTAACACACCTGCTGATCCGGCGATTTAA
- a CDS encoding tellurite resistance TerB family protein produces the protein MEENINTPPKKTAPLYAPQNEQEAWIAIMNAFIAVDGNVADEELDVLSDTLAKNPLFQGHDVLAYSRKVFYKQAQLGSKQMIDNSVEWIAPEHKPRLFAHTIQLALSDGVVIDKEAELVKYLYSALDLEEELAHRLIDEVLLDHNGSDAPAPTGTPLTPR, from the coding sequence ATGGAAGAAAATATCAACACACCCCCAAAAAAGACAGCTCCCCTTTACGCCCCGCAGAACGAGCAGGAGGCGTGGATTGCTATCATGAACGCCTTTATCGCCGTTGACGGTAACGTTGCCGATGAAGAACTCGATGTTTTGTCTGACACCCTGGCCAAAAACCCGCTGTTCCAGGGGCATGATGTGCTGGCTTACAGCAGAAAAGTATTCTACAAACAGGCACAGCTGGGCAGCAAGCAAATGATAGATAACTCGGTGGAGTGGATTGCGCCCGAGCATAAGCCCCGCCTCTTTGCCCACACCATACAGCTGGCCCTCTCCGACGGTGTTGTTATCGACAAAGAAGCTGAGCTTGTGAAGTACCTGTATTCCGCTCTTGACCTGGAGGAGGAACTGGCGCACCGGCTTATTGATGAGGTGCTACTAGACCATAACGGCAGCGACGCCCCCGCCCCGACCGGCACCCCGCTCACCCCTCGTTAA
- a CDS encoding SDR family NAD(P)-dependent oxidoreductase — translation MKGTIQKQFTGKVALVTGASSGIGKATALQYAREGAKVVVSDIKEDEGLKVVEEIKQSGGEAVFVAADVAKPEDCENLVKQAVAHYGQLNIAFNNAGIGGEAKPIGEMDVESWNRVIAVNLSSVFYCMHYQVKQMLQNGGGAIVNNSSILGQVGFANSAAYVAAKHGVVGLTKNGALEYAAKGIRVNLVGPAFIKTPLLTEAGMENETLQMLAQLHPIGRLGEAEEVAELVIWLSSDKASFVTGAYYAVDGAYLAQ, via the coding sequence ATGAAAGGCACTATACAAAAACAGTTTACAGGCAAAGTGGCACTGGTTACCGGCGCTTCATCGGGTATTGGCAAAGCCACGGCGCTGCAGTACGCGCGTGAAGGCGCCAAGGTGGTTGTTTCCGATATCAAAGAAGACGAAGGGCTGAAGGTGGTGGAGGAAATAAAGCAAAGTGGTGGTGAGGCGGTATTCGTGGCCGCTGACGTGGCCAAACCCGAGGACTGCGAGAACCTGGTAAAACAGGCGGTGGCACACTACGGGCAGCTTAACATTGCCTTTAACAACGCCGGTATTGGCGGGGAGGCGAAACCCATTGGCGAGATGGACGTGGAGAGCTGGAACAGGGTAATTGCGGTAAACCTGAGCAGCGTGTTCTACTGCATGCACTATCAGGTCAAGCAAATGCTGCAGAACGGTGGCGGGGCCATTGTAAACAACTCCTCCATACTCGGCCAGGTAGGCTTTGCCAACTCTGCTGCCTACGTGGCGGCCAAGCACGGCGTGGTGGGCCTGACTAAAAACGGAGCCCTGGAGTACGCCGCCAAGGGCATACGCGTAAACTTGGTAGGGCCGGCCTTTATCAAAACGCCGCTCCTAACCGAGGCTGGCATGGAAAACGAAACCCTGCAGATGCTGGCGCAGCTACACCCTATCGGCAGGCTCGGCGAAGCAGAAGAGGTGGCAGAACTGGTCATCTGGCTGAGTTCTGATAAAGCCTCCTTTGTGACCGGGGCCTACTATGCCGTTGACGGGGCTTACCTGGCGCAATAG
- a CDS encoding aldo/keto reductase produces the protein MADTNKPSFPKTYTIGGDLTLNRMGYGAMRITGEGIWGPPKDRDEAIRVLKRAVELGINFIDTADSYGPDVSEKLIAEALHPYPKDLLIATKGGFTRSGPGEWHVNAHPDHLRKVLHGSLERLKCDRIDLYQLHRVDPDVPYEKTLEFLQQVQEEGLVKHIGLSEVNVEQIKKAQEYVKVVSVQNKYSVDFRDWEEELDYCRAQDMAFIPWNPINAGNIDELAPLKNVAQRHEATPYQVALSWLLHRAPNILLIPGTSKVKHLEENHKAASIALSDEDMQELEKLRQQGK, from the coding sequence ATGGCAGATACAAACAAACCATCCTTTCCGAAAACATACACGATAGGCGGCGACTTAACCCTAAACAGAATGGGCTATGGGGCCATGCGCATTACCGGAGAAGGCATATGGGGCCCTCCCAAAGACAGAGACGAGGCGATCCGGGTACTGAAGCGGGCAGTGGAGCTGGGCATCAACTTTATTGACACGGCAGACAGCTACGGTCCTGATGTGTCGGAGAAGCTGATTGCGGAGGCGCTGCACCCTTACCCCAAGGACCTGTTGATCGCTACGAAAGGAGGCTTTACCAGGTCAGGGCCCGGAGAGTGGCACGTGAACGCGCACCCCGACCACCTGCGAAAGGTACTGCACGGTAGCCTGGAGCGCCTCAAATGCGACAGGATTGACCTTTACCAACTGCACCGCGTGGACCCGGACGTGCCCTATGAGAAAACGCTGGAGTTTTTACAGCAGGTGCAGGAAGAGGGCCTGGTGAAGCACATCGGTCTTTCGGAGGTAAATGTGGAGCAGATTAAAAAAGCGCAGGAGTACGTGAAGGTTGTTTCTGTGCAGAACAAGTATAGCGTAGACTTCCGCGACTGGGAGGAGGAGCTGGACTACTGCCGCGCGCAGGATATGGCCTTTATTCCCTGGAACCCGATTAATGCCGGCAATATTGACGAGCTGGCGCCGCTGAAAAACGTGGCCCAAAGGCATGAGGCCACACCGTACCAGGTGGCTTTGAGCTGGTTGCTGCACCGGGCCCCGAACATCCTGCTCATTCCGGGCACATCCAAAGTAAAGCACCTGGAAGAAAACCACAAGGCGGCTTCTATCGCGCTTTCTGATGAAGACATGCAGGAGCTGGAGAAACTGCGGCAGCAGGGAAAGTAA
- a CDS encoding dodecin family protein gives MAIVKVIEVIAGSEKSFDDATHKALEEAAKSVKNIKSIYIKEMTANVQDNKIVSYGVNAKISFEVDTLK, from the coding sequence ATGGCAATCGTAAAAGTAATAGAGGTAATTGCAGGATCAGAAAAGAGCTTTGACGACGCAACGCACAAAGCGCTCGAAGAAGCAGCAAAATCTGTGAAGAACATTAAGTCCATCTACATTAAAGAGATGACTGCGAACGTGCAGGACAATAAAATTGTCTCCTACGGCGTAAACGCCAAAATCTCTTTCGAGGTAGACACACTGAAATAA
- a CDS encoding spore germination protein GerW family protein, producing the protein MEDTNKEKNSAAQPSLVERIAENLGGTASAARIFGTPVERDGVTVIPVARAVYGFGGGGGGGRKGDDEGAGSGGGGGMMLTPIGYIEMKDGNTRFRTARDPQAAMKIVAVSGLFAYLTVRSIFKLLRR; encoded by the coding sequence ATGGAAGACACTAACAAGGAGAAGAACAGTGCAGCACAACCGTCTCTGGTAGAACGTATAGCCGAAAACCTGGGAGGCACAGCCAGCGCCGCACGCATTTTCGGTACTCCGGTAGAGCGTGACGGCGTAACCGTTATCCCTGTCGCGCGGGCAGTGTACGGCTTTGGAGGCGGAGGCGGTGGCGGCAGGAAAGGAGATGACGAAGGCGCTGGTAGCGGCGGTGGCGGCGGAATGATGCTCACCCCTATCGGCTACATCGAAATGAAGGACGGAAACACTCGGTTCCGCACCGCCCGCGATCCGCAGGCGGCAATGAAAATCGTGGCGGTTAGCGGTTTGTTTGCATACCTCACGGTACGGAGCATTTTTAAACTTCTCAGGCGCTAA
- a CDS encoding tRNA pseudouridine synthase A produces the protein MRYFFHIGYQGANYKGWQRHPYGIGVQQVLEESLGKILKAPVAIVGCGRTDAGVHASQFFFHLDVAEPWAFDMLFRLNKVLPPDIAVFDILPMEGLPHARFDATQRNYDYFIHTYKDPFLSHTSSLYLVNNLNLEAMKAATALLPRYSDYRSLCLAPAEHESTICHVTAARWLTDSRGDRLRFQIAANRYLSRMIRILVGQLLKVGSGTLSLGEFESYLSTENAPKHLSPAHPQGLYLSKVSYPYLDLPPRSAFSAPRESHTAPEWQPV, from the coding sequence TTGCGATACTTTTTCCACATCGGCTACCAGGGGGCAAACTACAAAGGCTGGCAGCGCCACCCTTACGGGATAGGCGTGCAGCAGGTGCTGGAAGAGAGCCTGGGCAAAATCCTTAAGGCACCCGTCGCTATAGTCGGGTGCGGGCGAACGGATGCCGGAGTACACGCCAGCCAGTTCTTCTTCCACCTGGATGTAGCGGAGCCCTGGGCCTTTGATATGCTTTTCCGGCTAAACAAAGTATTGCCGCCTGACATTGCCGTTTTCGACATCCTGCCGATGGAGGGCCTGCCGCACGCCAGGTTCGATGCCACCCAGAGAAACTACGACTACTTCATCCACACGTACAAAGACCCATTTCTGAGCCACACGAGCTCGCTGTACCTGGTCAACAACCTGAACCTTGAGGCCATGAAGGCGGCAACGGCGTTGCTCCCCCGCTACAGCGACTACAGGTCTTTGTGCCTCGCGCCGGCAGAGCACGAGAGCACCATCTGCCACGTAACGGCGGCCCGCTGGCTCACAGACAGCCGCGGCGACAGGCTTCGCTTTCAGATAGCCGCCAACAGGTACCTGAGCAGGATGATCCGCATACTTGTAGGCCAGCTCCTGAAGGTAGGCAGCGGCACACTGAGCCTGGGGGAGTTTGAAAGCTACCTTTCCACGGAAAATGCGCCAAAGCACCTGAGCCCTGCCCATCCGCAAGGCCTGTACCTATCCAAGGTCAGCTACCCGTACCTGGACCTCCCCCCGCGCAGCGCCTTCTCTGCCCCTCGGGAGAGCCATACTGCACCGGAATGGCAACCGGTTTAA
- the uvrA gene encoding excinuclease ABC subunit UvrA yields the protein MAKDSYTTTAKQFSGFVTVRGAREHNLKNLDLTIPRDALVVFTGVSGSGKSSLAFGTLYAEAQRRYLESVSPYARRLFHQMAVPEVDSIEGLPPAVALQQQRGTATTRSSVGSVTTLSNLVRMLYSRAGDYPPGQPIIYAEAFSPNTAEGACPACHGLGRIYEVTEKSMVPDDSLTIRERAIAAWPTAWGGQNQRDILVTLGYDVDRPWRELPQKERDWILFTDEQPVVPVYPGYTPEQTRRALQRKEEPSYMGTFSSARRHVFHTFANTNSAQMKKRVMQFMLSTDCPNCQGKRLRPESLSVTFAGYDITELSRLPLKRIASILVPYAEGTATGRTEQAAAHPEQALVAQRIAQDLVARLHVLLDLGLGYLSLERSTPTLSPGELQRLRLATQLYSHLFGVVYVLDEPSAGLHPSDTLALLKALEGLKKAGNSLFVVEHNLDVIRHADWLVDVGPNAGEKGGEVLYSGTPEGLQQVAASHTAHYLFGSAALPVRAPRHPSGWLRLSGVTRNNLQDLEAEFPLGVFTTVTGISGSGKSSLVSQALVELVSEQLGQAMPTEEEEGEPLERAEPEKSGGQITEGMASIKRLVRVDQKPIGRTPRSNMATYTGLFDHVRKLFAATDMARARKYDAGRFSFNVAKGRCENCQGEGFVMVELLFLPSVYAPCPVCHGARYNAETLEVTYRGKNIAEVLAMTVDTAWEFFGEEPPVHRALTVLREVGLGYLRLGQPATELSGGEAQRIKLATELQRAQRGNTLYVLDEPTTGLHPADVEKLMVQLDNLVEAGNTVIVVEHTMRVVAGSDWVIDVGPGAGEEGGKIVAAGTPEQVANAAESKTAPFLKRLLPETATRD from the coding sequence ATGGCAAAAGACTCCTACACAACTACAGCGAAACAGTTTTCCGGCTTTGTAACGGTGCGCGGGGCACGCGAGCATAACCTCAAAAACCTGGACCTGACCATTCCGCGCGATGCCCTGGTGGTGTTCACCGGCGTGTCTGGCTCCGGCAAGTCCTCGCTGGCCTTCGGTACGCTCTACGCTGAGGCACAGCGGCGCTACCTGGAGTCGGTTTCGCCATATGCCCGGCGGTTGTTTCACCAGATGGCAGTACCGGAGGTAGACTCGATTGAGGGACTGCCGCCAGCTGTGGCCCTGCAGCAGCAGCGCGGCACCGCGACCACACGCTCCTCGGTCGGGAGCGTCACCACGCTGTCGAACCTGGTGCGCATGCTGTACTCGCGGGCCGGTGACTACCCGCCGGGCCAACCAATTATTTACGCGGAGGCCTTCTCGCCGAACACTGCCGAAGGAGCCTGCCCTGCCTGCCACGGCCTGGGCCGCATCTACGAGGTAACCGAAAAATCAATGGTGCCAGACGACTCCCTCACGATCCGGGAGCGGGCCATTGCTGCCTGGCCAACGGCCTGGGGCGGCCAGAACCAGCGCGACATCCTTGTAACGCTGGGTTATGACGTGGACCGGCCCTGGCGGGAGCTGCCCCAGAAAGAGCGCGACTGGATTCTGTTTACCGATGAGCAGCCTGTAGTGCCCGTTTACCCGGGCTATACCCCGGAGCAAACACGGCGCGCCCTCCAGCGGAAGGAAGAGCCGAGTTACATGGGCACCTTCAGCAGCGCCAGGAGGCACGTGTTCCATACTTTTGCCAATACCAACAGCGCGCAGATGAAGAAGCGCGTGATGCAGTTTATGCTGAGCACCGACTGCCCTAACTGCCAGGGCAAGCGCCTGCGCCCGGAATCACTGTCTGTAACCTTTGCCGGCTACGACATAACGGAGCTGTCGCGGCTGCCACTGAAGCGAATAGCGAGCATACTGGTCCCTTATGCCGAGGGTACAGCCACAGGCCGCACGGAGCAGGCGGCCGCACACCCGGAGCAGGCCCTGGTGGCGCAGCGCATTGCCCAGGACCTGGTGGCGCGCCTACACGTGCTGCTCGACCTGGGGTTGGGCTACCTGTCGCTGGAGCGCAGCACACCTACCTTATCGCCGGGAGAGCTGCAACGCCTGCGACTGGCCACGCAGCTCTACTCCCACCTGTTCGGGGTGGTGTATGTGCTCGACGAGCCATCGGCCGGACTGCACCCCTCCGATACCCTGGCACTGCTCAAGGCCTTGGAAGGCTTAAAAAAGGCGGGCAACTCGCTGTTCGTGGTAGAGCATAACCTCGACGTGATCCGGCATGCCGACTGGCTCGTGGATGTGGGGCCAAATGCAGGCGAAAAAGGGGGCGAGGTGCTCTACAGCGGCACACCGGAAGGGCTGCAGCAGGTAGCCGCCTCCCACACGGCACACTACCTTTTTGGCAGCGCGGCACTACCCGTGCGCGCCCCGCGCCACCCAAGCGGCTGGCTGCGCCTGAGCGGCGTGACGCGTAATAACCTGCAGGACCTTGAGGCGGAGTTCCCGTTAGGCGTGTTTACAACGGTAACCGGTATTTCGGGCTCCGGCAAATCCAGCCTGGTGAGCCAGGCACTGGTCGAGCTGGTGTCGGAGCAGCTAGGGCAGGCAATGCCGACAGAGGAAGAAGAAGGCGAGCCACTCGAGCGTGCCGAGCCAGAGAAATCCGGCGGGCAGATCACCGAAGGAATGGCAAGTATAAAGCGGCTGGTGCGGGTAGATCAGAAACCGATCGGCCGTACGCCCCGCTCCAACATGGCCACCTACACCGGGTTGTTCGACCACGTGCGCAAGCTGTTCGCAGCAACGGACATGGCCCGTGCCCGCAAGTATGACGCAGGCCGCTTCTCGTTTAATGTAGCCAAAGGACGCTGCGAAAACTGCCAGGGCGAGGGCTTTGTGATGGTGGAGCTGCTCTTTCTGCCGAGCGTGTACGCCCCCTGCCCCGTTTGCCACGGTGCCCGCTACAATGCCGAAACCCTGGAGGTAACCTATCGGGGCAAGAACATTGCCGAGGTGCTGGCCATGACCGTGGATACGGCATGGGAGTTCTTTGGAGAGGAGCCGCCGGTACACCGGGCACTTACGGTGCTGCGCGAGGTGGGGCTGGGATACCTGCGCCTTGGGCAGCCTGCCACAGAGCTTTCCGGCGGGGAGGCGCAGCGCATTAAACTGGCCACCGAACTGCAGCGCGCCCAGCGCGGCAATACCCTTTACGTGCTCGACGAGCCAACCACCGGCCTCCACCCTGCCGACGTGGAAAAGCTGATGGTACAGCTCGACAACCTGGTGGAAGCCGGCAACACCGTCATTGTAGTGGAGCATACCATGCGTGTCGTGGCGGGCAGCGACTGGGTTATAGATGTGGGTCCGGGTGCAGGCGAGGAAGGCGGAAAGATTGTGGCGGCTGGCACGCCCGAACAGGTCGCAAACGCAGCTGAGAGTAAGACAGCCCCATTCCTGAAGCGCTTGCTTCCGGAAACGGCTACGAGGGACTGA